From the genome of Heliangelus exortis chromosome 23, bHelExo1.hap1, whole genome shotgun sequence:
GAAGAGGCATCTTCTGTGCCACCACCCCTCCCCAGGACACAGGGGTCATGTCCTGCTCCATGTCCTGGGCTTTCCAGTCCCAGAGGAGTGCCACGGGCACGTGTCAGAGATTTTCTGTACTCTCAACGATTTCAGATGACACAAAAATCTTctttttgaagttattttccCGACTGCTTGTGGGGTCGGGACCTGCAGTGGACAGACCTTTGATGGAAAGGTTTttgagctgttggagccagtgcagaggaggccctggagctgctgggagggctggagcagctctgctctggagccaggctgagagagttgggggtgttgaggctggagaagagaaggatcccatggggagaccttggagcaccttccagtgcctgaaggggctccaggaaagctggggagggacttgggacaagggcctggagggatgggatgagggggaatggcttggaactgggagagagaggggagattgaggttggattttaggaagaaattgtttggggtgagggtgctgagccccaggtttcccagagaagctgtggctgccccatccctggcagtgctgaaggttggatggggcttggagcaccctgggctgggggaggtgtccctgaccatggcagggggttgggatgagatgatcttgaaggtcccttccaacccaaagcctTCAGTGATTCTCTGGGTAGCTCTGGTGAGAGCATTTTCATGTCTCGTCATGTCCAAGGTGCATCCCTGTGCTTGCTGTCTGCTTCTCTCCATCCtcaacccccccagcccagggagggAGGATGAAACCCGGGTTTTGGCTGCTTCCCACCAccctggcagcagtgctgggcagggctctgctggaggaggggatgTGCAGGGCACCCGATGGTGAGGACGGCTTCCCGGGAATCCCTGGCCTGGATGGGAGGCCAGGACAGAAAGGAGACACAGGAGAACCAGGtgagggggagcaggggggggtgAGAGAGGATGTGGGAACCTCTTGGAAGGAGCCTGAGGGGCtgtgggagcagctgggctggcagatgagcatcagctgctcctcctctccccagggaaATCAGCGCGGGGCGCGGGCATCCAGGGACCCAAAGGAGACTCCGGGGAGCCAGGGACCCCCGGAATCCCTGGGAACCGGGGTCACCAGGGCCTGAGCGGCTTCCCTGGGCTCCCAGGAGCACGGGGGCCAAAAGGGATCAAGGGTGAAGCCGGGGGCAGCCGGGAGCAGCCTCGTCCCGCTTTCTCTGCCGCCCGGAGATCCCCACCCCCCGGGGGCAGGACCGTGGTGTTCGACCACATCATCACCAACCAGGAGAGCTCCTACAGCCCCCAGACCGGGGTGTTCACCTGCACCACCCCCGGCATCTACTACTTCGCCTACCAGGTGGTGTCCAGCGGGGATCTGTGCCTCAGCATCACCAAGAACCAGGAGGACGTGGTCGGATTCTGCGACCACAACAGCCACAAAGTGCTGCAGGTCAACTCGGGCAGCACCGTCCTCAGCCTGGCCCCGGGGGACAGGGTGGCCCTGACCACCGACCCcgctggtggcagcagcatctTCAGGGGCTCCGAGGCAGACAGTGTCTTCAGTGGCTTCATGCTCTTCCctcagaggggctgaggggaccCTGGgggacccccagccctgctcagcaccagagCATCCTGGCATAGCTGTCTGCAGGGTGTTTGCTCCTCCCTGTGAGTGCGTGGGATGGTTTGCTACCAAAACAAATGGAGACGGCCCCGAAGTGGTCCCTGTGCTTCCCCTGATGTCACAGGGGTGACACCACACTAGTGCTGGCAGCTACTGCCATGCTGAGCCTGCCCACCCCATCCTGGGGTTGGAGGACCCCAGGTCCCAGCAGCTCTTTGTGTCCCTGGGCACTCAAACCCCTCAGCAGAGGGGAAGAGTTGGGCCTGGGGCCATTTACCACCTGGGGGTCTTTGTTCCTGAAGGAGAAACCCCCCTCGGTGTCCCCACTCCTGCCACCACTGCACCCACCTTTCAGGTGCCTCTCATATCCTCCCcacaccatcccatcccacagcaCTGTAAATAAACCCTCTTCCAAAACAGCAGCCTGGTTTTTCAGTCTTATTCCTGTCTCTTCCCCAAACCATCAATGTCCGGGGTCCCTTTTGGAGCAGTAATTCCCTCTTTGTCCCTGGCCAAGCCCATCTGGAAAGGCAGAAggacaggagggagctgagcgTGCAAGCAGAGCTGGAACTTCCAGAAATGGGAAATCTCTGGGACTTTGTGTCCTCTCTGtgtccccttcccctgctgAGGCCAGGCCAGGTGACCTCTGGGTGGATGAATGCAGGGAGGAGATGGTGGAGCTCACCAAGTGGCTCCTTTTGTGGTTCCCCAACTCTTCCTCAAAAGATGAAGAGCTGGCGTGGTCCTCCAACCtttcaggaaggaaggaagggggcaTCAGGGTGGTGGGGTGATGGTTGGGGGGTGATGGATTTTCTCTTGCCAGCTTGAGCTGAGAGTagtggggagcagagcaggtcaGGTGtcaggcagagaaaaagcagcagggaagccaGGAAGGTGCCATAGCCTGGGATTGCTGCTCCTGGAGGGCTGGATAGCCAAATCTCTTCATTTCTGGAGCAGCAAGGGGGAGGCCAGGTCATCTGTGAGGGGCAAAACACcaagcagagctggtggggcCCCAGTGcacacacagcacccagcagagctgatggagcaggggGGGATCCATCCTGCAGGGCAGAAACCCTTGAGGAGGAATGTCCTGGCCCATtgcctggggctgcagcatctCCTTCCAGAGCCAGGAAATGACCTCGGAATCATAGAACTGTtgaatcattctggttggaaaagagctttaagatcacccagtccagcCAGTAATCCAgcactgccccatgtccctcatccccacatctctggggctctgaaacccctccagggatgatggggactccagccctgccctgggcagcctgggccaggccctgacaaccctttccagggagaaattcttccccagctccaacctaaacctcccctggcaccacttgagttgtgccaaaagttcctcttctcccatcccttgttccttgggagcagagcccgaccccccctggctccaacctcctctcaggggcttgcagagagccacaaggtctcccctcagcctcctctgctccaggatcagcacccacagggtCCTaagatgctcctcacaacttctccagacccttctccataTTCTCAGgaccctcctccttcctctccaaaccttctccacattctccagacccttctccatgctctccagccccttccccagctccattcccttctctggacactctccatcccctcaatctccttctgctcccgaggagcccagaactgagcccTGCAGGATTCCCTCCTTGCACAGATTGCAGGAagctctgctccccatcccctcggtgccctcctgcccagcagtgaGTTGGGGATGGGGAACTGGCAGTGCCACTTCCATGGCTGATGGAGGAGGGGTTGTGGCACATCTCCTGCCAGGGGCTGTCCccacctctgtccccacagcccctgctcctgcagtggcaccagcacagccctccATGGACAGCCAGGGAAGGATTTTCTCAGAGGGaaccagcaggcaggaggatgTGAAACTGGGCTGGGGCCAGATGGGGGTTCCGGGTCCCCAAATGTCCTGTCCCAGCTCGTTGACTTCCTCCAGGAGGTGTCCCAAGGAGTCAcccaggctgtgctgagcagggaggcAGTGACACCACAGCCAGGGGACTCGGGGACCCCTTGCTCCTCCTCTCAGAGGTAATGGGGGTGGTCAGGGCACATCTCTTGGGGTGGGCTGCTTGGGGGTCCCACAGCAGTGGCAGagggctgggctgtgggagaggaggaggaggaggaggacgaggacgaggacgaggacgaggatgaggaagaggaagaggacgaggacgaggatgacgacgaggaggaggaggaagaggaggaggaggaggaggaggaacaaatctgcccaggagcatctgagggccctgtgggtgctgatcctgaagcagaggaggctgaggggagaccttctggctctctgcaaccccttgagaggaggttggagccaggggtCAATCAGCCAtcagcccccagcacagcatcTCCTCTGCCCCCCAGCCTGGAAGTTGTGGCCCCTCACCCcaccatttatttctctttccatcCTCCAGGGCACCAAAATGAGGCAGAGCTTCTGGGAGCAGCTCGGGCTGGTTCTTGCCCTCCTACTCCAGAATTTGGGCTCAGCTGTGACCAGAGATGCCCCTCACAGCTGCTATGGGGTTCCAGGCCTGCCAGGGCTGCCAGGTGTGCCAGGCAAGGATGGTCGGGATGGGATGAAGGGAGCCAAGGGTGACCCAGGTGAGTCAGCAAGAGGGGTAACCAGGAGGGGTGTTGTGGGGGGATTTGGGTCCTCCATGGCTTCTCTGCCTTGGTTTGCAGGCCCTGGAGAGCATCCAGGTGTAGAGGAAGCTGGAGAGTGGCAAAAacccctctcctgctccaagGAAAGGGCTGGAGGGGCCTCTCCCCACATTTTGCCATTGGTGCTGATTCCCTCTCACTCCCCACTGCCCCACAGGCATCCCGGCCACTCCGGCAGCACAAGGACCCAAAGGCATGAAAGGGGAACCAGGTAGCCCTGGCTTGCCTGGGAAGACCGGTCCCGTGGGTCCCCCCGGTGCCCCTGGAGAGCCTGGGAGGGTGGGAATGCCTGGAGAGCCAGGTCTGCCAGGCAGCTACAAGCAGAACCACCAGTCGGCCTTTTCAGTGACCAGGCAGACAGCAGAACATCCCCCCAGGTTCCTCCCCGTGGTGTTCAACCACATCATCACCAACACCAACCAGGACTACAACACCACCACGGGCATTTTCACCTGCAGCCTCCCCGGCCTCTACTACTTTGTCTTCCACACCTCCCAGACAGCCAACCTCTGTGTCATCCTCTCCAAGAACAGGGAGAGGATGGCCAGCTTCTGTGACCACAAAACCAGCAGCCTCCAGGTCAGCTCTGGGGGGAGCCTCCtccagctggctgctggggacCAGGTCTGGCTGGAGGTCAATGATTACAACGGGATGGTGGGCATGGCCAGCTCTGACAGCATCTTCTCAGGcttcctgctcttcccagaCTAGAGGACCACCAGAGCACCCCATCCCCCAGCACACCaacctctcctgctgctgattCTCCAGATTTCTCTGCTATGTGGGAAGCTCCAATGAGGGGACCCAAGCCCTGAGTGCAGCAACCACTGCCCAGGGAGCACAGGACCCTCTGGATCCCCCCCCCAAGTGATGCTGCCAAGCCCCTGGgtcctgctggcactgccacctGCACCCATCTGGATGAGCTCACATCACCTTCTGCTGGCAGAGCCTGATGTctctctgctgccctcccttcccacctgggtgctgccagggaCACAGAGGTGACCTGGAGCACAGGCTTGCACCAGCACCTTCACCATCACccaactgtaaaaaaaaaaaaaaatcaataaaaccTTTCCCACTGCACCTGGCTCAGTGTGTTGTGCCCTCCATCATTTGCCTTTCTGCAGGGGGAGCCCACGGGTGGCTGAACTGCCCTGGTGTGCTGGCACGAGTGTGTGCAAACATCTGGGCATCTGGGTGGCACCAGGAGATCCCCAGATACTTGTTGGCTTGACCATGCTCAGCATCAGTAGCCCCACACAGCCTGGGACAGGCAcaagcagggaggggatggtTCCCAAGCACAAAACTTCCAGTAAGGGGGAGATGCTCCAGGCAGGAGCTCTGGTGCTCCCCTTCTCCAAGTGGACACAACTCAGCTGCAGAGGATTCAGACCTCATGGCCACGGCCATGGCAGCTGGGACACCCCCAGGGTCCCAACCTCACCAGGGACAGCAAAACCGAAGGAGCTGGTGGCTCTGGTGGCTACAGAACCCACCCAAACCCAATGGAGATTCCCCTCAGTGCCACACACTAAAAGATCATCTCCCCAGAACATCCTCGTGAGCAGAAACCAggactggaaatattttgttgagTGGTGAAATCacctccttcccagcagaggtTTAGGAGATCCTGGGGGAGAGCTGCAAAGTGATGCCTGCTGAGAGCCTGCAGCATTTTCTGGACTTGATGCTGcccaagggagctggggatggacaGAGGAGCCTGGGAGGTGCCAGCTGGGTGCATTCccatttctgcagtgctgagggGGTGTCTGGAGAATTCCCCATGGGAAGAACACACAGGGAGcctgcaggacagagcagaCACCCCTCTGATCCCCAGGGAGCACACCCCAGGGTGCtgttggggtgctgggggacaaCATCTGCTGAGCTGATCGACACCAGAGCCTCGGTGGAGGATATGAAAGTGACACTGAAGGAAGGGCAGGAgctaaagataaaaaaaaaaaaaaaaagggatgtgGCCCACAGCCTTTCACAACAAGCCCTGGAGCAAacttctgcttctctccagGGCCATTTCTAGGCAGGGCACTGGtgtctcctgctccagctccccatCTGTGCAAGGAGAAGCTCAAGGTAAGAGcaagcagagccccagctcccccctggAGTTAGGAAcaggcagggaaggcagcagggtGACAGTCACCTTCTGCAGCACTGGCACTTGCCTGGGCCTTGGGGAAGCAAAGCAaggagggtgctgggctgggggtgatgCCCAGTGGGACCCTGACCCCTCCTGCTGGACCTGGGGGAAGTGGGAGGTGGAATGGGGAGATGGGAAAAGGGCAGAGAGGTGATCAGGGAGGGAGCATCACTGCAAAGGGTGCCCTGGGGTGGTCTCCTGGCCTGGGGTGCTCTTGTCACCTACCTGGAGCTGGGTTGGAAGCCTCCAGAGTGGTTCCTGTACCTGTGACATCCCAATCAGAGCTGGAGGATCCAACTCACAGATCTCTTTTCTTACTGCCCCCCGTGTTTCAGTGCTGGGAAATCCCACCCCAGGCCAgggagtggggctggggtggtGCCCAGTGGGACACTGACCCCTCCTGCTGGACCTGGGGGAAGTGGGAAATGGAATGGGGAGATGGGAAAAGGGCAGAGAGGTGATCAGGGAGGGAGCATCACTGCAAAGGGTGCCCTGGGGTGGTCTCCTGGCCTGGGGTGCTCTTGTcacctgcctggagctgggttGGAAGCCTCCAGAGTGGTTCTTGTACCTGTGACATCCCAATCAGAGCTGGAGGATCCAACTCACAGATCTCTTTTCTTGCTGCCCCCCCTGTGTCAGTGCTGGGAAATCCCACCCCAGGCCAGGAAGTGGGGCTGGGGTGATGTGGTTGTGCAGTTACAGTCCCCCCAAATGCCCAGGGCTCACCCCACATCCCCCTGCACCAAGTAATGGGGGGAAGGAACTGAGctgtgggatgcagggagggcaggaagaTCGTGGGAGCCCAGGTGAGTGTCCCAGTAAGGCTGGTTGGATCCAGGAATGCTCCTGGGATGAAGGCAGGAATGGGGCAGGGCTCAAGGGGACCCTGTAGGGGGAGTTTTGGGGATTCCATCAGCATCTGCAAGGACTAAAACTGCCCCACAGGTGTGCTGGTAGGAAGCAAGAACAGATATGGCACCACCGAGCTGACCTGGGGAAGGATTTTACCCTACAGCTGTGGGATTGGGTTGTGATGGAGAATTTCTCCTCTTTTGAGGACAGCAGGGACATGTCCAGGGCAGTAGCACAGCCAGGCTGGACACCAAACCTCTGGGACAGCACAGCCTGTCCCCAAATCCTCAGGTGCTGAAGCTCTGAGCACTTATAAACTGATAACTTGGGAGTGGGAAGACACTGACATGATGCCCCAAGGGGTTCcaaggtgggagatgccccaggGGTGCCCCAGGGTGGGTAATTTGGCTCTGGAGCAGGAtattttccctcctgctgcccaagGCCAACCCCTCAACATCTTCTGTGCTCCAGCAGATGCAGCCCCTGTGGGCAATGCTGATCTGCCTGGCTGGGGGACAGCTGGCAAGTGCCACCCTCTGCAAGACCTATGGCAGCATCCCAGGAATCCCAGGGACACCAGGACAGCCTGGCAAGAATGGCAGAGATGGGGAGGATGGCCCAAAGGGTGAGAGAGGTAAGGAGGAGACTGCATCATCTTGGGAacacagagagcaggaaaatcATCAGTTAAGAGGATGGtctggcttggaagggacctttaaagccATCAAGTCCCAACCCCTTTCCAAGGGTAGAGATGTCTTCAGCTATCCCAGGTAGCTCAGATCCCCATCAACCTGatctggaatgtttccagggatggggaacccacctctctgggcaacccagaccagtgtttcaccaccatCATTGTAAataattccttcctaatatctaaatctcccctctttcaaatttaaaaccatcaccccttgtcctgtcataCCAGCCCCGATGAAAAGttgtcctgattttttttagaagccccttcaggcactggaaggtgctctaaggtctccccatgggatccttctcttctccagcctcaacacccccaactctctcagcctggctccagagcagagctgctccagccctcccagcagctccagggcctcctctgcactggctccaacacctccctgtccttctgctgatggggaccccagaactggacccagcaccccaggggaacagagggggacaatcccctgcctctccctgttGGTGATGCAGTCTGGTAGATGCTTGGTTTCTGCCATGCACACAGAGGTTGCTGCCTCCTATCCCCCTTTGCAGGACTCAGGGCCACCTCTCCATCCATAAGGAGGGCaactggtgaagggatccagcagaattcctgtgaggaagggctgagggagctgggggtgttgaggctggagaagaggaggctcaggggagacctcatcactctctccaactccctgaaaggaggttggagccagggggggttgggctcttttcccaggcaactctcagcaagacaagagggcacaagaggtctcaagttgtgccaggggaggtttaggttggacattagaaagaatttctttctggagagggtgctcagccattggaatgggctgcccagggaaggggtggattctccatccctggagatatttccaaagagcctggatgtggcactcagtgccatgggctgggaaccacggggggagtggagcaagggttggacttgatgatcccagaggtcccttccaacccagcccattctaggattctatgatcccttCAGCCCCCATCCTGTCTCGACACCTGGAGCTGTCCCAGTGGTCCCAGTGGTCCCAGTGGTCCCAGACCAGTGCCCCCTCTGCAGACCCATGGGGCTCAGTGACCTCAGTGactcttcctccctctccccaggtcCCCCTGGCCAGGTGGAGCAGGAAGGAGCCGTGGGGGAAAAAGGAGCCCCGGGAGATCCAGGCTATCCCGGCAAGAGCGGCCCCAGAGGTCCCCCTGGTCCCAAGGGCTTACCGGGTCTCATGGGACCTCCCGGCCCTCGGGGGGACTTCGGGGACTACAAGGCCACCACCAAGTCTGCCTTTTCAGCTGCCAGGACCATCAGCTCCTACCCACGCCGGGACCAACCCATCCGTTTCGACCGCATCCTCACCCCCGGGCTCGGGCACTACGAGAGCCGCTACGGCCGCTTCCTCTGCAGGGTCCCCGGCATCTACTACTTCACCTACCACATCACCTCCAGGGCCAACCTCTGCCTCAGTGTGAAAAAGGGACAAggtggcagcagaggggagaaggTGGTGACCTTCTGTGACTACGTCCACGGCAGCTACCAGGTCACCACGGGTGGCGTGGTCCTCGCCGTGGCAGCCAACGAGTCCGTCTGGCTGGAGCCCACGGAGAAGAACTCGGTGGTGGGGATTGAAGGCTCTGACAGCATCTTCTCTGGTTTCCTCATCTTCCCTGAGGCTTAAGCTTCCTGCAGCCCttccttgctgctgcctggcccACACGGGGCT
Proteins encoded in this window:
- the C1QC gene encoding complement C1q subcomponent subunit C isoform X1 — translated: MKPGFWLLPTTLAAVLGRALLEEGMCRAPDGEDGFPGIPGLDGRPGQKGDTGEPGKSARGAGIQGPKGDSGEPGTPGIPGNRGHQGLSGFPGLPGARGPKGIKGEAGGSREQPRPAFSAARRSPPPGGRTVVFDHIITNQESSYSPQTGVFTCTTPGIYYFAYQVVSSGDLCLSITKNQEDVVGFCDHNSHKVLQVNSGSTVLSLAPGDRVALTTDPAGGSSIFRGSEADSVFSGFMLFPQRG
- the C1QB gene encoding complement C1q subcomponent subunit B codes for the protein MQPLWAMLICLAGGQLASATLCKTYGSIPGIPGTPGQPGKNGRDGEDGPKGERGPPGQVEQEGAVGEKGAPGDPGYPGKSGPRGPPGPKGLPGLMGPPGPRGDFGDYKATTKSAFSAARTISSYPRRDQPIRFDRILTPGLGHYESRYGRFLCRVPGIYYFTYHITSRANLCLSVKKGQGGSRGEKVVTFCDYVHGSYQVTTGGVVLAVAANESVWLEPTEKNSVVGIEGSDSIFSGFLIFPEA
- the C1QC gene encoding complement C1q subcomponent subunit C isoform X2; its protein translation is MRQSFWEQLGLVLALLLQNLGSAVTRDAPHSCYGVPGLPGLPGVPGKDGRDGMKGAKGDPGIPATPAAQGPKGMKGEPGSPGLPGKTGPVGPPGAPGEPGRVGMPGEPGLPGSYKQNHQSAFSVTRQTAEHPPRFLPVVFNHIITNTNQDYNTTTGIFTCSLPGLYYFVFHTSQTANLCVILSKNRERMASFCDHKTSSLQVSSGGSLLQLAAGDQVWLEVNDYNGMVGMASSDSIFSGFLLFPD